GCTGTCGCCGCCCGCCGGGGCCGCGGCGCACGAGCCCACCGACCGTAGGGGGGAATCATGAACAGCGCCTGCCAGCGGCCCGGCTGTGCCGGGACGTACGAGGACGTCGGCGGCGGCGAGCGGTACTGCGACACCTGCGGGCTCGCCCCCGTCGTCACGCCGGTGGGGACGCTCTCCTCGCCGTCCACGGGCGTCACGAGCGGCGGGCGGGCCGGCATCAGCCGCGTCGGCTCCCCCGGCGGGGGCGGCGGCTTCGCGGCGGTGCCGTCGTCGGAGCCCTCCGAGCGGTCCGGGGCCTCGTCGCAGTCGTCGCGGTCCTCGTCGGGGTCCTCGTCGCGGTCCTCGCGGTCGTCGGGGTCCCGCCGGTCCGTCTCGGGGCGGCTGTCGCGGTCGCTGTCCGGGGGCTCCGAAGGGACCGCGTCGCAGTCGGTGTCGGTGCGCAGCTCGCACTCCTCCGGTGCCGCCTCCGGGCGCAACAAACTCGGCGCGGGCCTGGTCACCATGCCCGGCGTGCCCCGCCCGGACCCCCGGGCGGCGGTGCTGGCCGATCCGGAGGTGCCCGAGCGCAAGCGGTTCTGCAGCAAGAGCGACTGCGGTGCGCAGGTCGGCCGTTCGCGCGGCGACCGCCCCGGGCGCACCGAGGGCTTCTGCACCAAGTGCGGCCACCCGTACTCCTTCGTGCCGAAGCTGCGCCCGGGCGATGTGGTGCACGGGCAGTACGAGGTGACGGGCTGTCTCGCACACGGCGGGCTCGGCTGGATCTACCTCGCCGTCGACCGGGCGGTCTCCGACCGCTGGGTGGTCCTCAAGGGCCTGCTCGACACCGGTGACGAGGACGCGCTCGCGGTCGCCCTCTCCGAGCGGCGCTTCCTCGCCGAGATCGAGCACTCCAACATCGTCCGCATCTACAACTTCGTCGAGCACCTCGACCAGCGGACCGGCAGCCTCGACGGCTACATCGTGATGGAGTACGTCGGCGGCAAGTCGCTCAAGGAGATCGCCAACGAACGGCGGCAGCCCGACGGGCGCCGCGACCCGCTGCCGGTCGAGCAGGCCTGCGCGTACGGCATCGAGGCGCTGGAGGCCCTCGGCCATCTGCACAGCCGCAACCTGCTCTACTGCGACTTCAAGGTCGACAACGCCATTCAGCAGCAGGACCAGCTCAAACTCATCGACATGGGCGCGGTCCGGCGGATGGACGACGACAGCAGCGCGATCTACGGCACGGTCGGCTACCAGGCCCCGGAGATCGCCGAGCTGGGCCCGTCGGTCGCCTCCGATCTCTACACCGTCGCGCGTACCCTCGCGGTGCTCACCTTCGACTTCCAGGGCTATACGAACGTCTTCGCGGACCGGCTCCCCGACCCCGAGCACATCGAGGTCTTCACCCGCTACGAATCCTTCTACCGGCTGCTCGTCCGGGCCACCGACCCCGACCCCGGGCGGCGGTTCGCATCCGCCGCGGAGATGGCCGACCAGCTGACGGGCGTGCTGCGGGAGGTCGTGGCGCTCCAGACGGGACGGCCGCGGCCCGCGCTGTCCACGCTGTTCGGGCCGGAGCTGCGGGTCGTGGACACCCGGCTGTTCGAGGAACGGTCCGAGGCCGCCTCCACGCTGGGCGGCCGGGTGCACCGCGGGCGCCGGAAGACCCCGGCGCCCACGCCGCCGGCCCTGCCCGCCGCACCGCCGCCCGGTGCCGTGCCCGCGGTGCCCGCTGCCGCGGTGTCGGGGGCCGCGCTCGACGCCCGGGCCGCCGCCCTCGCCCTGCCGGTCCCCCTCGTCGACCCGGCCGACCCCAACGCCGGGTTCCTCGCCGGCCTGCTCGCCTCCCAGCCCGCCGAGGTGCACGCGGCGCTCCAGGCCGCGCCCACCGACTCACCGGAGGTGCGGCTGCGCCGCCTCCGCGCCCAGCTGGAACTCGGCGAGACGGAGCAGGCGGCGCGGGCCGTCGCCGAGCTCGACGCCGCCCACCCCGACGACTGGCGGGTCGTCTGGTACCGCGGGCTGCAGGCCCTCGCCTCCGGCCGCAACGAGATCGCCGCGCTGTCCTTCGACGCCGTCTACGACGCGTTCCCGGGCGAGCCCGCCCCGAAGCTGGCCCTCGGGATCTGCGCGGAGGTGCTCGGCCAGCTCGACAACGCCGCCGAGTACTACCGCCTGGTGTGGACGACGGACCCGAGCTTCGTCAGCGCCGCCTTCGCGCTGGCCCGGGTGCGGCTCGCCACCGGGGACCGCACGGGCGCCGTACGGACCCTGGAGTCCGTGCCGGAGGCCTCCATCCACTACACGGCGGCGCGCGTCGCGGCGGTCCGGGCCCGGCTGCGGCAGCGCCCCGCCCAGGACGCGCTGCTGGCGGACCTCACGGCCGCCGCCGGGCAGGTGGAGCGGCTCGCGGACTTCGGCCTGGACGCGGTGCGCCGCGAACAGTTGTCGACGGAGGTGCTGGGCAGCGCGCTGGACTGGGTGCTGTCCGGCAGCAGTGGTGCGCCGGGCGGCCCCGGCGCACCACCGGGCCCGCGCACGCTGCTCGGCAGCGACCTGGACGAGCGGGGGCTGCGCTTCGGGCTGGAACGCTCGTACCGCGTGCTCGCCCGGCTCGCCCAGCGCGGTGACGAAAGGATCGAACTGGTGGAGCGGGCCAACCGTTTCCGCCCCAGGACATGGGTGTGATCGATGTCGCAACTGCCGCAACCCCCACAGCTGACGGTGTGCCCCGCCTGCGACGAGCCCCTGGAGCCGGCCGACAATTTCTGCGGCCGCTGCGGTGCGGACCTCTCGGCGCTGCCCCCCGCGCGAAACGGCGCGGGGCCCGTCGCGGCACGGCTGCGGCCGGAGCCCGGGGGAGGGCGGGGGGAGGACTACCGCCTCGCCGCGCCGGGCACGGAGGGCCGTACGGACCCGGCGGCCCGGCCGGCCGCCGAGCCGCGCACCGGGCCGTACGGACCCGGGCGGGCGCCCGGCCATGACGCCGTCCCCGACCCGCGCGCCACCGACGCGCCGGCCGGGGTGCCGGCCCAGGCGCACGGCGGCCCGGCGGCCGCCCCGGGCTCGGGCCCGGCGTGTCCCGGCACCGGCCGGACCTGCGGGGCCTGCCGGGGCGGGATGATCGACAAAGACGGGTACTGCGAACACTGCGGGCATGCACAGCCGCGCGAACGGGATCACATGGAGCACGAGTCGGCAGGCGTCGCGGCGGTCAGCGACCGTGGCCTGCGCCACCACCGGAACGAGGACGCGTACGCCGTGTCCACCACGGCCCAGGGCGACGGCGGCACGGCCGTCATCGCCGTCGTCAGCGACGGGGTGTCGTCCGCGACCCGCCCCGACGAGGCGTCCGCCGCGGCCGTGCTGGCCGCGCGCGAGACGCTGATGACGACGCTGCCGCTGGGCACGTCCCCGAAAGAGGCCACGCACGAGGCGATCCTGCGGGCCGCCGAGGCCGTGGGCGCCCTCGCCTCGCCCGGCCACCGGCCGCGCGAGCACGACCGGCACCGCCAGGAGAACGCCCCGGCCTGCACGATCGTGACCGCCGTCGTCACCGGCGATCTGCTGACCGTCGGCTGGATCGGCGACAGCCGCGCGTACTGGGTGCCGGACGACCGCGCCACCCAGCCCGCCCGGCTCACCGAGGACGACTCCTGGGCCGCCCAGATGGTCGCGGCGGGCCTGATGTCCGAGGCCGAGGCGTACGCCGACGAACGCGCGCACGCCATCACCGGCTGGCTCGGCGCGGACGCGTACGAGATCGAACCGCACACCGCCTCCTTCCACCCCGACCGGCCGGGCGTCGTGGTGGTGTGCACCGACGGACTGTGGAACTACGCCGAATCCGCCGAGCAGATGGCCGCGGTCGTGCCGCCGGACGCCCGCTCGCGGCCACTGGAGTGCGCACGCCATCTGCTGGGCCATGCCCTGGACGGAGGGGGCCACGACAACGTAACAGTGGCGATCCTGCCGTTCCCCACCCCGTCGGAAGGGGCAGGATCGGCCTGACGGCCCGAACGGCCACGGGGGGATCGCACGCCGGTGTCACTTCGGGGCACCGGCGCGCCTGTCCGCCCGTCCATGTGTCCACGTGGAACGAAGGAGCGGATCCGATGGCGAATTTCTCCAAGCCGCGCGTGCCCAGGTTCTCCGCCGAGGTCTACCAGAACACGCATCTGCCCGAGGGCGGCCGTGAGGTCAACGCGATCGTCACGGTCACCGCCACCGGCGGCGGCACCACCGGAGAGACGCCCGCCCCCACCTTCGCCTCATCCTCGCCCTCCGGGGCCTCCCCCGCGCCGGACGCGGCCGTCGTCATCATGGTCGACTCCTCCGGTTCGATGGAGTACCCGCCCGTCAAGATGCGCAACGCCCGGGACGCCACCGCGGCCGCCATCGACACCTTGCGCGACGGCGTCGCCTTCGCCGTCGTCTCCGGCACCCACCAGGCGAAGGAGATCTACCCCGGCGGCGGCCGGCTCGCGGTGGCCGACGCCACCACCCGCGGCCAGGCCAAGGACGCCCTGCGGAAGATCAGTGCGAGCGGCGGCACCGCCATCGGCACCTGGCTGCGCCTCGCCGACAAGCTGCTCGCCTCCTCGGACGCGGCGATACGTCACGGCATCCTGCTCACCGACGGCCGCAATGAGCACGAGGGCCCCAAGGAGCTGCTGACGACGCTGGAGGCGTGCGCGGGCCGGTTCACCTGTGATGCCCGGGGCGTCGGGACGGACTGGGAGGTCAAGGAGGTCACCGGCATCGCGTCGGCGCTCCTGGGCACCGCCGACATCGTCGCCGACCCGGCCGGGCTGGCCGCGGACTTCACCACGATGATGGAGTCCGTCATGGGCAAGGAGATCGCGGACGTCTCCCTGCGGCTGTGGACCCCGCTGGGCGCCGAGGTGCGGTTCGTCAAACAAGTGGCACCGACCGTGGAGGACTTGACCGGCCGCCGCACCGAGGCCGGGCCGCGCGCGGGCGACTACCCCACCGGCTCCTGGGGCGACGAGTCGCGGGACTACCACGTGTGCGTACGGGTGCCGCAGGCCGAGGTGGGACAGGAGATGCTCGCCGCGCGGGTCTCGCTCGTCCTGCCCGCGCCGGACGGCTCGCCCCCGCAGGTGCTCGCGCAGGGGCTCGTCCGGGCGGTGTGGACGGACGATCTGGCGGCGTCGACCGCCATCAACGCGCAGGTCGCCCACTACACCGGCCAGGCCGAACTGGCCCGGGTCATCCAACAGGGCCTGGAGCTGCGCAAGTCGGGGGACCTCGACGGCGCCACGGCGAAACTGGGGCGGGCCGTGCAATTGGCCAGCCGTTCGGGTAATGACGACACCGCGAAACTGCTCGCGAAGGTAGTGGACGTCGTGGACGCGGCGGCGGGTACTGTGCGGCTGAAGGCGAAGGTCTCGGCGGAGGCGCAGATGACGCTGGAAACCCGCTCCACCAAGACGGTTCGCGTCAAGAAGTAACCAGCTGAACGAAGACCTGAACAGGGAAGAATGGGCGCGGCGGACGCATGGGGCGGCCGCGGCGGAGACCGTCGCCGAACGGCACACGAGGGGGAATGAACCGAGATGCCGACCTGCCCGAACGGCCATCAGTCGGCGGCCGAGGACTGGTGCGAGGTGTGCGGCCGCCGGATGTCGGGGGCCGGCGCACCCACGGGTGCCGTCCCCCCGCCCCCGCCTCCCGGACCGCCCCTGGTCGGCGCGAGCGGCCCGCAGAGCGTGCCCGGCAGCGCTCCCGGTGCGGTTCCCGGGGGCGCTTCGGGGGGCTACGGTTTCCCGGATCCCGGTGGGGACGCCACCATGCAGGCGGAGCTGTGCCCGCACTGCCGCACCCCCCGTGAGGCGCAGGCGCCGTTCTGCGAGGAGTGCCGCTACAACTTCCTGACGCAGGCGACGAACCCGTACGCGACCCCGCCGTCGCAGGTCCAGGGCTTCCAGTCGGCACCGCCGCCCCCGTCGCGGCAGACACCGCCGCCGCAGAGCTTCGAGTACCACGGTTCACGCCCGTCCCAGATCAACCGGCCCGCCGAGCCGCTCGCGCCGCAGCCGCAGACCTTCGGCGAGGACGACTGGGTGCTGTCGCCGCCGAGCACTCCGTCGGCCGCGCGGTACGGATACGAGGGGCAGCCGCAGGACCGGGCCGCGGTCGCGGAGGGGGCGCCCCCGCCCGTGCCGGCGCAGGGGCCGCCGCTCGCGCCGCCCGCGGGCTGGGTCGCGGTCATCGGGCCGGACCGCGAGTACTTCCGGTCGATGATGAACCGCAGCGGCCCCGAGGCGTCCGGGCTGAACCTCCCCGCGTACTCCCCCGAGCTGCGTCTGCAGCTCAGCGGCCACCAGGTCACCATCGGCCGCCGCCGGCACAGCACGGGCGAGTCGCCCGACATCGATCTGTCCCGGCCCCCGGAGGACCCGGGCGTCTCGCACCAGCACGCCATGTTCGTCCAGCAGCCGGACGGCAGTTGGGCGGTCGTCGACCAGGACTCCACCAACGGCACGACGATCAACGGCTCCGAGGACTCGATCCAGCCCTACGTCCCGGTGCCCCTCCAGGACGGTGACCGGGTGCACGTCGGGGCGTGGACCACGATCACGGTCCACCGGGGCTGACATCCGGCGCGATGGGGGCCGGGCGGCGAAGGCGAGGGCCGGACACGGTGACGCCGAAACGTTCCTGTGGCCCCTCTCCGCGGCTACTCGCGGGTATGGCCGGATCCAGCCGGGTCGCGGGCCGTCCCGGTGCCGTGTCCCGTTACCGGTGGTCCTACATCGCCGGTCCTCGGCCGGGCCGTCTGAGACCATGGGAGCGTGAACAAGATTCCACGCGGCACGCTTCAGGAGCAGACCTTTTACGAGCAGGTCGGCGGCGAGGAGACCTTCCGGCGCCTGGTCCGCCGCTTCTACCAGGGCGTCGCGGAGGACCCGCTGCTGCGGCCGATGTACCCGGAGGAGGACCTCGGCCCGGCCGAGGAGCGCCTGGTGCTGTTCCTCATCCAGTACTGGGGCGGCCCCCGTACCTACAGCGACAACCGCGGCCACCCGCGACTGCGGATGCGGCACGCACCCTTCGCCGTGGACCGGGCCGCGCACGACGCGTGGCTGCGGCACATGCGGGACGCGGTGGACGAGCTGGGGCTCTCCCCCGCCCACACCGAGCAGCTGTGGAACTACCTGACCTACGCCGCCGCGTCGATGGTCAACACCGAGGGCTGAGCGGTCGGCACCGGGGGCTGAGCGCGCCCGGCGCCACCGGTCAGGCCGGAGTGACGGTGAGGCCGGGGAGGCCTCCCGTACGGACGGCTATCGAGCCGTAGGGGGTGCGCAGCCGCAGCCAGCCGCCCGCGGCGAAGAGGGCCAGCGGCTCGGGGGCGAGGACCGTCGCCACAGCCGCACGGGGCGTGCCGGCCGTCCCGTTCGCGGCTTCGGCGGCCCCGGACCGGGTGCGGGGCACGGCCGCGGTCCGCGGGGGCCGCAGGAATCCCAGCGACTGCGCGGCGTGGACCGCGCGCAGCGGCAGCCGGGTGTCGCCGAGGGTGCGGGACCAGATCTCCCGGCCGATGCGGTCACGCTCGGCCCGGGTCCGGTGCTGCTCGGGGAGCGCCTCGTCCCGGGCGCGGAACTCCGCGACCGCGGCGGCGACCGCGTCCCGCACGGCCGCCACGTCGGGGAGGCCGGCCACCCGCTGCCAGCCGCCGCGCGGCGGCAGCAGGCCGGCCCACGGCGGACCGGTGACGGACTCGGGCACGGTGATCTCCGGGCCGTCGGCCCGGGCGGCGCGGCCGGCCCCGGCCGCATCGAGGGCGTCGGCCAGCTGCCCGGCCGACACGGTGACGTCCAGCGCGGCGTCATCCGTCAGCCGGGCGGTGCGGATCGCGAGCACCTCGAACGACGGCGGCCGGCCGAAGACGCCGAGCACCCCGCCGCCCGCCTGCAGACGGACGGCGGCGGCACGGTCGTAGTGGATCAGCCGGGCCAGGAAGGCGGCCAGGTCGGCCGCCTCTCCGGCATCGGCGAAGCGCAGCCGCTGACCGTGCGGGTGCCGGTGCGCCGTCATACGCCGACGGCCTCCTTCGCGGGGGTGTCCCGCTGCCCGCCCGCATCAGCGGCCGCCGGCCCGGCGTCGTCCCGGAACTCCTCCAGGAACATCTTCTCCTCGGCGGTGATCCGCCGCGGCCTGCCCCGGTCGAAGTCGAAGGGGACGACGACCGTGGAGGCCCGTACGTACACCTGGTCGGCGTCCTTGACCTCGTAGGCGACGGTCAGGGAGGCGGCGCCCACCTTGGTCACCCACGTCTCGATGGTCACCGGCTCATGCCGGTGGACCAGGGGCCGCAGATAGTCGATCTCGTGCCGGGCCACGACGGACCCGCCCTGGAAGGACTCGCTGCCCTCCCCCGGCGCCAGCCGGAACATGAAGTCGATGCGCGCCTCTTCGAGATAGCGCACGAAGACCGCGTTGTTCACGTGGCCGAACGCGTCCATGTCCGACCAGCGCAGGGGGCAGGAGTACAGGTGGCGCGCCACGGTCAGCCCCGGGTCAGCTTCTTGTGCGTGGCACGGTGCGGACGGGTCGCGTCCGCTCCGAGCCGCTCGATCTTGTTCTTCTCGTAGGACTCGAAGTTGCCCTCGAACCAGAACCACTTCGAGTTGCCCTCGTACGCCAGGATGTGCGTGGCGACCCGGTCCAGGAACCAGCGGTCGTGGGAGACGACCACTGCCGCGCCGGGGAAGTCCAGCAGGGCGTTCTCGAGCGAGGACAGGGTCTCGACGTCGAGGTCGTTGGTCGGCTCGTCGAGGAGGAGCAGGTTGCCGCCCTGCTTGAGGGTGAGCGCGAGGTTGAGGCGGTTGCGCTCACCACCGGAGAGGACACCGGCCGGCTTCTGCTGGTCCGGGCCCTTGAAGCCGAACGCAGAGACGTACGCACGCGAGGGCATCTCGACGTGACCGACGTTGATGTAGTCCAGCTCGTCGGAGACGACGGCCCACAGCGTCTTCTTGGGGTCGATGTTGGCGCGGGACTGGTCGACGTAGGAGATCTTGACGGTCTCGCCGACCTTGATCTCGCCGGAGTCCGGGGTCTCGAGGCCCTGGATCATCTTGAACAGCGTCGTCTTGCCGGCGCCGTTCGGGCCGATGATGCCGACGATGCCGTTGCGCGGCAGGGTGAAGGACAGGTCGTCGATGAGGACCTTGTCACCGAAGGCCTTGGAGAGGTTGTTGACCTCGACGACGATGGAGCCCAGACGCGGGCCCGGCGGGATCTGGATCTCCTCGAAGTCCAGCTTCCGCATCTTGTCGGCCTCGGCCGCCATCTCCTCGTAGCGAGCGAGACGGGCCTTGGACTTGGCCTGACGGCCCTTGGCGTTGGAGCGGACCCACTCCAGCTCTTCCTTGAGCCGCTTGGCGCGCTTGGCGTCCTTCTGGCCCTCGACCTTCAGACGGGCCTGCTTGCTCTCGAGGTACGTGGAGTAGTTGCCCTCGTAGGCGAGCGCGCGGCCGCGGTCGAGCTCGAGGATCCACTCGGCGACGTTGTCGAGGAAGTACCGGTCGTGGGTGATCGCCACGACGGTGCCCGCGTACTTGGAGAGGTGCTGCTCCAGCCAGTTCACCGACTCGGCGTCGAGGTGGTTGGTGGGCTCGTCGAGCAGCAGCAGGTCGGGGGCCTCGAGCAGCAGCTTGCAGAGCGCGACGCGGCGCTTCTCGCCACCGGAGAGGTTGGTGACCGGCCAGTCGCCGGGCGGGCAGCCCAGCGCGTCCATGGCCTGCTCGAGCTGCGCGTCGAGGTCCCAGGCGTTGGCGTGGTCGAGCTCCTCCTGGAGCTTGCCCATCTCATCGAGCAGCGCGTCGGAGTAGTCCGTCGCCATCAGCTCGGCGATCTCGTTGAAGCGGTTGAGCTTCCCCTTGACCTCGGCGACGCCGTCCTCGACGTTCTCCAGGACCGTCTTGGCCTCGTCGAGCTTCGGCTCCTGCATCAGGATGCCGACGCTGAAGCCCGGCGTCAGGAACGCGTCGCCGTTGGAGGGCTGCTCCAGCCCGGCCATGATCTTGAGGACGGTGGACTTACCGGCGCCGTTGGGGCCGACCACACCGATCTTCGCACCGGGCAGGAAGCTCAGCGTCACGTCATCGAGGATGACCTTGTCGCCGTGCGCCTTGCGCGTCTTGCGCATGGTGTAGATGTACTCAGCCAAGAGAAACCGTCCGGCAATCGATGAGTGGGCAGATACACACCATCTTGCCGCACCGGGCGCCCTGGGCGGAAACGGGTTGCGGGCGCGGCCCCGGCACGGCGGGGCCCGCCGGGACCGCGGACCCGCTCACGCCCGGCCCTGCCCCGGGCCGTGGCCCCGGCTCCCGCCGGGGCTCTCGCCGCGCGTCACTGACCCGTCGGCCTGTTCCTGCGGAGGAGGTAGACCGCGCCGCTGCCGGCCACGATCAGGGCGATCGCCACGCCCGCGATCTTCGGGGTGGCGGTGCTGCCGCCGGTGCTCGCCAGGTCCCCCGTGGTGGTGCCGTGGCCGGCGGAGCCGTGGGAGCCGCCGGTGGTGCCTGCCGGGGTCCTGCTCGGGCGGGGGGAGGGAGCGGCGGCGCCCGGGGCACCGTGGGTGCCGATGCGGGAGACCTGGGTGTTCTGCGCGGTCTCGCAGTCCATGATCCCGGCGAAGGTCCTGGAGAAGCCGTTCGTCCCCTTGATCGTGAACTTGTAGGCCTGGTCCTCGGCCACCTTCACGAGCGTGGTCCCGGAGCCGCCGGGCTTGACGGTGTGCTTCCTGCCCTCGAGCTCGAAGGTGAACGCCTGGTCGCCCTTGTTGACCGCGGTGATCTCCACGCCGCCCTTGGCGCAGCTCTTCCTGGCCGACAGTGCGGGTATGGCGCCCTTCTCCGCCCAGTTCGCGGTGGCGGTGGCGGAGACGGTGCTCTCGCTGGAACCGGCCAGGATCTGTGTCTGGGTCTTGGTGTGGTCTCCGATGAAGGCGCGGCCGACCGGGACCTTGGTGGCGGCCGTGGCCTTGAGGGAGATGGTGCCGTCGGCCGCGCCGGAGGGCACGTCGAAGAAGAGCCGGCCGCCGTTGCGGGTGGTGGTGACGGGCTTCCCGTCCTTGTCCACGATCTTCACGCCCTTGCCCGCGGCGTCACCGGCGAGCGCCACGGAGACGCTGCCCGCGTTGGTGCGGACGGTGACGGGACCGAGCTGCTGCCCGGACTTCCCGGAGACGGCCGGCGGGGAGAGCGTGAGGGACGCCTTGGGCTCCTCGACGTCCTCGGCGCTCTTGTGGAGGTAGTCGGCGAGCTTCTGGGCCGCGGGGTTCTTGGCGTCGACCTTGATGTGGTCCGAGTAGCGCCAGATCGCGACCTGGGTGCCCGCCGCGGCGGTGTTCGCGTCGAGGGGGCCGGATCCGGCGTCCTTGGCGAGCGCGGCCAGGTCGTTCACCTGGGGGTAGGAGTGCTGGAGGATCCAGCGGATCCTGCCCGCGTCCTTGTTGCCGTGCAGGGACGACTCGCTCCAGCCGGTCTCCTTGTACCTCGCGCCCTCCACCGTGTTGGTGCGGATGTCGACGCAGTACGTCTGCAGTGTGCCGCCGCCGTCGACCTTCATCTCGAACAGGCCGGCCTGGACGCTCCCGGTCTTGCGCGCGTCGCGCACGACGGCTTCGGAGCCGGCCGTGATCCGGCCGAGCGAGGCGCTGACGCCGCCCGCGTGCTGTGGCGCCTCGTCCGCCGCGGCGGGGATCGCGGCGGCTATCGCACCCGTCACCACCAGGGTGGAGGCCAGGGCCACCGCGGTAAGGCGGGCAGCTCCGCGCCTCGTTACAGAAATCATCGATTTCCTTTCAGGCAAGCGTGGATCGACCCCGATCGGTGCGGCTCGCCGGCGAACTCAAAACTCAGAAGCCCTTGTTGATACGAACGGGATCCTAAGGAGCGGCCGCGGCCCGATGCCCACCCATGCGTGCGCTCAACCGATCCGAATCGGAATCGTTACCGGGAAGGCGCATTCATCCTGGCATTATCGATAAATCACCGGGACAAACCCCTCATTTCACAAGGCAGTCGCCGCTCCCGCGGGCTCCCGGGCGGGCTCTCCCGCAGGCTCTCGTGCGGCGGGCGCTTCTCCGGCGCCGACCGGGCTCACCACCCCGGTCATCCGCACGGGTTCGAGCGGCAGCGGCCGGGCGGGCGATACCCGCCGGAAGGCCGATGTGCCGCGCGCGAGGTCGTGCCCGATCGACGTGGCGTCAATGTCCGCCGACAGCCACCGTTTCCCCTCGCGCTCCTGCTCCTGGATTCTCAACCGCCCCTGCACGATGAGGGGTTCGCCGATGGTCACCGAGGCGACCACATTCGCGGCCAGGGCCCGCCATGCCCACACGGTGTAAAAGCTCGTGTACGCGTCGGTCCATTCCTCGCGCCCCCGGTCCCAACGGCGCACCGTGGCCGCGAGCCGGAACCGCGACACCGCCGCCCCGTTCGCCGACTCCCTGAAGTCCGGTTGTGTCGCGACGTTCCCCACGACCGTCACCAGCGTCTCGTTCATACCGACCGCCCCCCGAATGGTTCGACTGCCCCGTCCTTACCGGTGACCTCATGCTGCCCCGAATCGGCGGGGCCCGCCGGGGCCTGTGGACGACCGGCCCATTGGGGAAAAAGCCGTCCCCCACAGGGGTGACGCCCCACAGGGGTGACGGGCGGGGGCGTGACCCCCGCCCCGCCTACGTCTGTGCCTCTCCCGCCACGATCACGAACTGCGTCCGCACCTCCCGGTACCGCAGCAGCTCGGCGACCACCGGTTCCAGCACCCGCGCCCGACCGCAGCCCGCGGCGGCGCCCCGCAGTCGGCGTTCCGTCTCCGCCCCGTGCCCGCGGGCCGGGCCGCGGGCCGCCAGCCGGCAGCCCCACGCGAGGATCGGGCCGCCCACGCCGCCGGCGGTGATCAGCAGCCCCGGCGCCCACCACTCCCCGCCGAAGACTCCCGTGACCGCCCCCGTCAGCCACGCCATGCCCGCCAGTTGCACGACCAGCAGCGCGACCTGCACGACCGCCACCACCGCCCACCACCGGGGCCGCGGTGGCCGGGTCGCGGTGGCCGCCGCCGATGCCGCCTCGTCCAGCGCCTGGGCCACCTGCTCGGTCCCGCGCCCCGCCGCCTCGCGCACGGCCTGCGCCCAGGGGCCGGGCAGCCCGACGGAGGCCTCGTACGCGAGGGTGCGCACCGCCTGCTCGACGAGCGGCCGGGAGGCCGTGCGGCGGGACGAGGCGGGGATGCCGGGGACGCCGGAAGTGCCTGCCGGGGCACCGCCCGGGACACCGGTCGCGGACTCTTCGGCCCCGGCGCGCCGCGTGCGGCCTGCGGCAGCTCCCGGGACGAGACCCGCATCAGCACGCGAAGCAGGACTCGCATCGGCGCCCGCACCAGAATCCGGGCCGGGGAACGAAACGGAACGTGAAGCGGAACCTGACACGGAGTCAGGGAGCCGACCGGCACCCGAGGCCGGCCCAGCGACCGGAGCCTTACCTTCCGCCCCGGCGGCGGCGCCTCGCCGCCCCGCGCCGGCCGCTTTCGCCACGGCCTCGGCCCGCGCGGCGCGCGGCACCCGGCCGCCACCGCTCCCCGCGCCGGCCGCCCCGGTCACGCCGGTCAGGCCCGTCTCCGCGCCCCGTCCGGCGCCGCCCTTGGC
The window above is part of the Streptomyces syringium genome. Proteins encoded here:
- a CDS encoding serine/threonine-protein kinase → MNSACQRPGCAGTYEDVGGGERYCDTCGLAPVVTPVGTLSSPSTGVTSGGRAGISRVGSPGGGGGFAAVPSSEPSERSGASSQSSRSSSGSSSRSSRSSGSRRSVSGRLSRSLSGGSEGTASQSVSVRSSHSSGAASGRNKLGAGLVTMPGVPRPDPRAAVLADPEVPERKRFCSKSDCGAQVGRSRGDRPGRTEGFCTKCGHPYSFVPKLRPGDVVHGQYEVTGCLAHGGLGWIYLAVDRAVSDRWVVLKGLLDTGDEDALAVALSERRFLAEIEHSNIVRIYNFVEHLDQRTGSLDGYIVMEYVGGKSLKEIANERRQPDGRRDPLPVEQACAYGIEALEALGHLHSRNLLYCDFKVDNAIQQQDQLKLIDMGAVRRMDDDSSAIYGTVGYQAPEIAELGPSVASDLYTVARTLAVLTFDFQGYTNVFADRLPDPEHIEVFTRYESFYRLLVRATDPDPGRRFASAAEMADQLTGVLREVVALQTGRPRPALSTLFGPELRVVDTRLFEERSEAASTLGGRVHRGRRKTPAPTPPALPAAPPPGAVPAVPAAAVSGAALDARAAALALPVPLVDPADPNAGFLAGLLASQPAEVHAALQAAPTDSPEVRLRRLRAQLELGETEQAARAVAELDAAHPDDWRVVWYRGLQALASGRNEIAALSFDAVYDAFPGEPAPKLALGICAEVLGQLDNAAEYYRLVWTTDPSFVSAAFALARVRLATGDRTGAVRTLESVPEASIHYTAARVAAVRARLRQRPAQDALLADLTAAAGQVERLADFGLDAVRREQLSTEVLGSALDWVLSGSSGAPGGPGAPPGPRTLLGSDLDERGLRFGLERSYRVLARLAQRGDERIELVERANRFRPRTWV
- a CDS encoding protein phosphatase 2C domain-containing protein; amino-acid sequence: MSQLPQPPQLTVCPACDEPLEPADNFCGRCGADLSALPPARNGAGPVAARLRPEPGGGRGEDYRLAAPGTEGRTDPAARPAAEPRTGPYGPGRAPGHDAVPDPRATDAPAGVPAQAHGGPAAAPGSGPACPGTGRTCGACRGGMIDKDGYCEHCGHAQPRERDHMEHESAGVAAVSDRGLRHHRNEDAYAVSTTAQGDGGTAVIAVVSDGVSSATRPDEASAAAVLAARETLMTTLPLGTSPKEATHEAILRAAEAVGALASPGHRPREHDRHRQENAPACTIVTAVVTGDLLTVGWIGDSRAYWVPDDRATQPARLTEDDSWAAQMVAAGLMSEAEAYADERAHAITGWLGADAYEIEPHTASFHPDRPGVVVVCTDGLWNYAESAEQMAAVVPPDARSRPLECARHLLGHALDGGGHDNVTVAILPFPTPSEGAGSA
- a CDS encoding vWA domain-containing protein codes for the protein MANFSKPRVPRFSAEVYQNTHLPEGGREVNAIVTVTATGGGTTGETPAPTFASSSPSGASPAPDAAVVIMVDSSGSMEYPPVKMRNARDATAAAIDTLRDGVAFAVVSGTHQAKEIYPGGGRLAVADATTRGQAKDALRKISASGGTAIGTWLRLADKLLASSDAAIRHGILLTDGRNEHEGPKELLTTLEACAGRFTCDARGVGTDWEVKEVTGIASALLGTADIVADPAGLAADFTTMMESVMGKEIADVSLRLWTPLGAEVRFVKQVAPTVEDLTGRRTEAGPRAGDYPTGSWGDESRDYHVCVRVPQAEVGQEMLAARVSLVLPAPDGSPPQVLAQGLVRAVWTDDLAASTAINAQVAHYTGQAELARVIQQGLELRKSGDLDGATAKLGRAVQLASRSGNDDTAKLLAKVVDVVDAAAGTVRLKAKVSAEAQMTLETRSTKTVRVKK
- a CDS encoding FHA domain-containing protein, which codes for MPTCPNGHQSAAEDWCEVCGRRMSGAGAPTGAVPPPPPPGPPLVGASGPQSVPGSAPGAVPGGASGGYGFPDPGGDATMQAELCPHCRTPREAQAPFCEECRYNFLTQATNPYATPPSQVQGFQSAPPPPSRQTPPPQSFEYHGSRPSQINRPAEPLAPQPQTFGEDDWVLSPPSTPSAARYGYEGQPQDRAAVAEGAPPPVPAQGPPLAPPAGWVAVIGPDREYFRSMMNRSGPEASGLNLPAYSPELRLQLSGHQVTIGRRRHSTGESPDIDLSRPPEDPGVSHQHAMFVQQPDGSWAVVDQDSTNGTTINGSEDSIQPYVPVPLQDGDRVHVGAWTTITVHRG
- a CDS encoding globin → MNKIPRGTLQEQTFYEQVGGEETFRRLVRRFYQGVAEDPLLRPMYPEEDLGPAEERLVLFLIQYWGGPRTYSDNRGHPRLRMRHAPFAVDRAAHDAWLRHMRDAVDELGLSPAHTEQLWNYLTYAAASMVNTEG